A genomic segment from uncultured Alistipes sp. encodes:
- a CDS encoding PKD-like family lipoprotein — protein MKFRSLYKIAAVCCAAALFLTACYSDKGNYDYHDINEVTIEGIDRENVYQAYAFQTTLKISPVIHSTMSEADNYEYTWRIIPRNADTNSGASLDEFIVSREKDLVYPVQLSDGDYTGFFEVKDPATGVTWIEDFYLHVTSQGSNGWLVACDDNGRTRLDLIGKDSEGKEDVLYPDLWKNLDFDMGSPKRLFFVGDNWGTFGFPFLATDKGSFAITGSNFHIGEDTDLKWYFGTAGDQILIESSVNDIYTAAPNLVAYWWVINNEGEIYKTECSNQAFFSYPINMVNGETAFKAAPFIGVSYSWWYTADVEPWNYNYAVIFYDMEGRRFLSKYDTNNYPSEMQCTGTQLFDVVTGRDMVFMDSHYDIDELVVAVLKEPASPEYYLYGMLLKFSEIEQFCYGKIEGPDMANAKFFALHPSLNVLFYATENKVYRIDIGNQTTMNVTEVLALDPGEEIVVCKFNKILYIDGPEGMSDNMYKLVVCTNKKMASPDDPNVGTFRLYEVPEFATDKLTLAEEIDGLGKIVDVVYKEYEEL, from the coding sequence ATGAAATTCCGTTCATTATACAAGATTGCAGCCGTCTGCTGTGCGGCAGCCCTGTTTCTGACGGCCTGTTACAGCGACAAGGGCAACTACGACTATCACGACATCAACGAAGTGACAATCGAAGGTATCGATCGGGAAAATGTATACCAGGCCTATGCCTTTCAGACAACGCTGAAGATCTCCCCCGTCATCCACTCGACCATGAGCGAGGCGGACAACTACGAGTACACGTGGCGGATCATCCCTCGGAATGCCGACACGAACAGCGGAGCCTCGTTGGATGAGTTCATCGTCAGCCGCGAGAAGGATCTCGTATATCCCGTACAACTGTCCGATGGCGACTACACGGGATTCTTCGAGGTCAAAGACCCCGCGACGGGTGTCACCTGGATCGAGGACTTCTACCTGCACGTAACCAGCCAGGGCAGCAACGGATGGCTGGTCGCCTGCGATGATAACGGCCGGACCCGCCTGGACCTGATCGGCAAGGACAGCGAAGGGAAGGAGGACGTGCTCTATCCCGACCTGTGGAAAAACCTCGATTTCGATATGGGGTCGCCCAAAAGACTCTTCTTCGTAGGAGATAACTGGGGGACATTCGGATTCCCGTTCTTGGCCACGGACAAAGGGAGTTTCGCTATCACCGGAAGCAACTTCCATATCGGCGAAGATACGGACCTGAAGTGGTATTTCGGTACGGCCGGCGACCAGATCCTGATTGAAAGCAGCGTCAACGACATATACACCGCAGCTCCTAACCTGGTGGCATACTGGTGGGTTATCAACAACGAAGGGGAAATCTACAAAACCGAATGTTCCAATCAGGCATTCTTCTCCTATCCCATCAATATGGTGAATGGAGAGACTGCATTCAAGGCCGCACCCTTTATCGGTGTATCTTATTCTTGGTGGTATACGGCCGATGTAGAGCCTTGGAACTATAATTATGCCGTGATATTCTACGACATGGAAGGCCGTCGATTCCTATCCAAATACGACACCAACAACTATCCCTCGGAAATGCAATGTACAGGCACTCAATTGTTTGATGTTGTTACCGGCAGGGACATGGTATTCATGGACTCCCATTACGATATCGATGAACTGGTTGTGGCTGTCTTGAAGGAACCGGCCAGCCCGGAATACTATTTGTATGGCATGTTATTGAAGTTCTCAGAGATCGAGCAGTTCTGCTATGGCAAAATCGAAGGGCCGGACATGGCAAACGCCAAATTCTTTGCTTTACACCCCAGTCTTAACGTGCTCTTCTACGCCACGGAAAACAAGGTCTACCGGATAGATATAGGCAATCAAACAACCATGAATGTCACCGAAGTGCTGGCCCTGGATCCCGGAGAAGAGATTGTCGTCTGCAAATTCAACAAAATCTTATACATAGACGGTCCGGAAGGCATGAGTGACAACATGTACAAACTGGTCGTCTGTACGAACAAGAAGATGGCATCGCCTGATGATCCGAATGTCGGAACATTCCGGCTCTACGAGGTTCCGGAATTTGCAACCGACAAACTTACGCTCGCCGAGGAGATCGATGGACTGGGCAAGATCGTGGATGTCGTCTACAAGGAGTATGAAGAGTTGTAA
- a CDS encoding DUF4843 domain-containing protein, whose product MKRILIIVAIASGLFWSGCQKDLDTYQGESGIYFDHQEKETQNNLRADTLSFGWGQIDGDILETKISLRINLIGDVADYDRKFQVLVTETIIPEELKGKMEAAVEGVDYRAFETECMIPAHEVSTNLDITLLRTEALQTESRALTIALQETEELKFLYSREITDKENNRRRIDLQRVIVMNENLAKPDWWYRHEAIFGEYSMKKSITICDVMGIDRTEWISNAYGNRTAYLIFIGQYMQRWLNEQNPPIYEEDGETLMTMGPDSQN is encoded by the coding sequence ATGAAACGAATTCTTATCATAGTAGCCATTGCCTCGGGACTCTTCTGGAGCGGGTGCCAGAAAGATCTCGATACCTATCAGGGTGAAAGCGGAATCTATTTCGACCATCAGGAGAAAGAGACGCAAAACAACCTCCGCGCAGACACGCTCTCCTTCGGATGGGGACAAATCGACGGAGACATCCTCGAAACGAAAATATCCCTGCGGATCAATCTGATCGGGGATGTGGCCGATTACGACCGGAAATTCCAGGTCCTGGTTACGGAGACGATCATACCCGAAGAGCTGAAGGGCAAAATGGAGGCGGCCGTCGAAGGGGTCGATTACCGGGCCTTCGAAACCGAATGCATGATCCCGGCTCATGAAGTAAGCACGAACCTCGACATCACGCTTCTGCGCACCGAAGCTCTGCAAACCGAAAGCCGCGCGCTGACCATCGCCTTGCAGGAGACCGAAGAGCTGAAATTCCTCTACTCGCGCGAGATCACCGACAAGGAGAACAACCGCCGCCGGATCGACCTGCAACGGGTGATCGTCATGAACGAGAACCTGGCAAAACCGGACTGGTGGTATCGGCACGAAGCGATTTTCGGAGAATATTCGATGAAAAAATCCATCACGATCTGCGATGTCATGGGAATCGACCGTACCGAGTGGATCAGCAATGCCTACGGAAACCGCACGGCTTATCTGATCTTCATCGGCCAATACATGCAGCGCTGGCTGAATGAACAGAACCCGCCCATATATGAAGAGGATGGCGAGACCCTGATGACCATGGGACCCGATTCGCAAAATTAA
- a CDS encoding TlpA disulfide reductase family protein, whose protein sequence is MLPRNVRMKKGMKKAMKKAMMAGILLTVGAACNTSEGYQITGTLPEVENGTQIELTGIDTNGQDSLLVAGVVTDGNFEIPVTGQCIMACLRIPEVLPRIPFFFEPGIHSYKLEVDAEGSMQVKGGALQEIWNAYSARNKAFDQEKKKIETAYREAAKRDDLFEKMHHRAIYEDLKTAQEQYEDSLLRQNDNIVAATLVWLRSRELAVARKIGEKVALLGPNALQTPPGQAVKRMAEAMSCTENGNIAPDFTQNDPDGNPVSLYGIQAKVKVLDFWASWCGPCRAETPNVRRIYDKYKDKGLEIISVSLDTKRENWLQTIETDKMEWIHTSDLKGWDNAVARMYGVRSVPAIYVLDAENRIVGQNLRGQELEDTIRMLLNE, encoded by the coding sequence ATGTTGCCGAGAAACGTGAGAATGAAAAAAGGCATGAAGAAAGCAATGAAAAAAGCAATGATGGCAGGAATCCTACTGACGGTCGGAGCTGCCTGCAACACGTCGGAGGGGTATCAAATCACCGGTACTTTGCCGGAGGTTGAGAACGGCACCCAAATCGAATTGACCGGAATCGATACGAACGGTCAGGATTCCCTGCTGGTTGCCGGAGTCGTGACGGACGGGAATTTTGAAATTCCGGTGACCGGGCAATGCATCATGGCTTGTCTGCGCATCCCGGAAGTGCTGCCTCGTATTCCGTTTTTTTTCGAACCGGGCATCCATTCCTATAAACTCGAAGTCGATGCCGAAGGCTCGATGCAGGTGAAAGGCGGAGCGTTGCAGGAGATCTGGAACGCTTATTCCGCCCGGAATAAAGCCTTCGACCAAGAAAAAAAGAAGATCGAAACCGCTTACCGGGAGGCGGCAAAAAGAGACGATCTTTTCGAAAAAATGCATCACCGGGCAATCTATGAAGATCTCAAAACTGCTCAGGAACAATACGAAGACAGCCTGTTGCGCCAGAACGACAATATCGTAGCGGCAACCCTCGTATGGTTGCGCAGCCGTGAACTCGCCGTAGCACGCAAAATTGGCGAAAAGGTGGCGTTGTTGGGTCCGAATGCCTTACAGACACCTCCGGGACAGGCCGTCAAGCGAATGGCCGAAGCGATGAGCTGTACGGAAAACGGAAACATTGCTCCGGACTTCACCCAAAACGATCCCGATGGCAATCCCGTATCTCTTTATGGCATTCAGGCCAAAGTGAAGGTGCTCGATTTTTGGGCCTCGTGGTGTGGACCCTGCCGAGCCGAGACGCCCAATGTGCGACGCATCTACGACAAATACAAGGACAAAGGGCTGGAGATCATCAGCGTATCGCTGGACACGAAACGGGAAAACTGGCTGCAGACCATCGAAACCGACAAAATGGAGTGGATTCATACGTCTGATCTGAAGGGCTGGGACAATGCTGTAGCACGGATGTATGGGGTGCGGAGCGTTCCTGCAATCTACGTACTGGATGCCGAGAATCGGATTGTCGGACAAAACCTGCGCGGACAGGAACTGGAAGATACAATCCGAATGCTGCTGAACGAATAG
- a CDS encoding RagB/SusD family nutrient uptake outer membrane protein — protein sequence MKKYRHILVVLTALMAVSCADWLDVQPSDQVSEETAFSSVAGFRQTLNGVYVELNSDNLYGRALSCGMIEVLAQRYDVSDEFTRYYPFTTYDYTGATAQDQISNIWETAYTLIANLNKILENCEKRRGSVLSDEYYHIIKGEALALRALLHFDLFRLFGPVYEGNENQTSIPYYSEFSLNVAPSLQAAEFMTNVITDLENALVELKDDPVIANGVSGKTGDTFLAYRNLRMNYYAVEALLARASMYVGDTKRAEELSQDIIDKHDRSTHFPFITSQQITASEPDRVFSTEILFGLQNLNVDLLYSSLFDASRLKSESLLAPRSSIISSLYTNINDYRYRTSLRTTAEVGGTNFSVFQKYMGGDSLYMQMIPMLRISEMYYIKAEIQLEKGLETDAMQTLTEFLKHRGVDSPSILTPQALLDDEYRKEFFGEGQLFFYYKRLNRSSIPNATSTSGTVSMNSATYVLPIPDGETQYN from the coding sequence ATGAAAAAGTATAGACATATCTTGGTTGTCCTGACGGCTCTGATGGCGGTTTCGTGTGCCGACTGGCTGGATGTACAGCCCAGCGACCAGGTATCCGAAGAGACGGCTTTCAGTTCGGTGGCCGGTTTCAGGCAGACCCTGAACGGCGTATATGTGGAGTTGAACTCGGACAACCTGTACGGACGTGCCCTCAGTTGCGGAATGATCGAGGTGCTGGCGCAGCGTTATGACGTCAGCGATGAGTTCACCCGTTATTACCCCTTTACGACCTACGATTACACGGGAGCCACGGCGCAGGACCAGATTTCCAATATCTGGGAGACCGCCTATACGCTGATTGCCAACCTCAACAAAATCCTGGAAAATTGCGAAAAACGCCGGGGGTCGGTCCTCTCCGACGAGTATTACCACATCATCAAGGGTGAGGCTCTGGCCTTGAGAGCCTTGCTGCATTTCGACCTGTTCCGGCTGTTCGGACCCGTATACGAGGGAAACGAAAACCAGACGTCGATCCCCTATTACTCCGAATTTTCGCTGAATGTCGCCCCGAGCCTGCAGGCGGCCGAATTCATGACGAACGTCATTACGGACCTCGAAAATGCACTCGTGGAGCTGAAGGATGATCCTGTGATCGCAAACGGCGTGAGCGGAAAAACCGGAGACACGTTCCTCGCTTACCGGAACCTGCGGATGAACTACTACGCCGTAGAAGCTCTTCTTGCCCGAGCCTCGATGTACGTCGGCGACACCAAGCGGGCCGAAGAGTTGAGCCAGGACATCATCGACAAGCACGACAGAAGCACTCATTTCCCGTTCATTACGAGTCAGCAGATCACGGCTTCGGAACCGGACCGGGTCTTCTCGACCGAGATCCTCTTCGGACTGCAGAATCTGAATGTCGATCTGCTCTACTCCTCGCTGTTCGATGCCTCCCGGCTGAAGTCCGAAAGCCTGCTGGCGCCCAGAAGCTCCATCATCTCCAGCCTCTATACGAACATCAACGACTACCGCTACCGGACTTCGCTCCGCACGACGGCCGAAGTCGGTGGTACAAACTTCTCCGTGTTCCAGAAATACATGGGCGGAGATTCGCTCTACATGCAGATGATTCCGATGCTGCGCATCAGCGAAATGTATTACATCAAGGCCGAGATTCAATTGGAAAAAGGTCTGGAGACGGACGCCATGCAGACCCTGACGGAGTTCCTGAAACACCGGGGTGTCGACTCCCCGAGCATACTCACGCCGCAAGCGCTGCTGGATGACGAATACCGCAAGGAGTTCTTCGGCGAAGGGCAGCTCTTCTTCTACTACAAGCGCCTGAATCGATCCTCGATACCCAATGCAACCAGCACGTCCGGCACCGTGAGCATGAACAGTGCAACATACGTCCTGCCCATCCCGGACGGTGAGACCCAATACAATTAA
- a CDS encoding SusC/RagA family TonB-linked outer membrane protein, which yields MKTGKFYSRWQIVAVLWLMMAFPVSFVHGQEKESAQQTDSSSRGGVQVITGHVCDKQGVPIIGASIACQRTGAGVVTDVNGNFTLKIKTKRDQETLVISYLGMKRQNQVINFAQIKQPLKFVMEEDTTSIDQVVVTGIYNRTKESFTGSYTTYDVKELKNAGNINIIQSLKTIDPSFALLENNMFGSDPNQLADVEIRGKTSIVGFKEVFGEDPNQPLFILDGFETTLQTIMDLSLDRVASVTVLKDAASTAIYGAKAANGVVVVETKSPEPGRLRVSYSGNFDISFADLSDYNLMNAREKLEFERLAGRFESNLVASEGMLQQRYNDLLAEVERGVDTYWMSEPLRLGLNQRHNLYVEGGDERMRYGVGLNLNNQQGVMKNSDRRVFSGNVDLLYRVGKLSFSNKLTIDATNLSNPVVPFSEYAEANPYYRKYNETGGIDQWLEARTYSNPANVGYTEIWVGNPLWNDSQNSYDKGNGLSVQNNFQLEYRPLDYLYVRGRFSVQKSIDETEAFTSPTDTQFDGEDLLMKGWYRNDSDKGINYNGDLTVTFGKLFGQKHQVNAVLGSSISEATSVTKGFEAIGFPEGDFTTPAFSNQYAEGGKPSYSDYKKRSASFYFNGNYSFDNRYLLDVNLRSDGSSVFGTNKRFTTTWAVGVAWNLHNEPFLKNLTDAFSMFKLRSSIGNPGNQNFGSFTSITTYRFNNWMMNNFGTGLLINDFGDPDLDWQKTINLNVGIDLSIRNRLHLTFDYYNKHTDPLLASVGIPLSVGTSSRLMNIGQQINKGFDGSIRYAILYRPEQRINWTVGVDFRHNRAYYDGIGDKLSQYNAENQTKSLMRYYDGGSPTALYAVRSEGIDPATGREIFLTASGKRTFTHSYNDEVLVGDTNPDMEGTINSSLYWKGFSCSFYLRYSWGADQFNSTLYNKVENISEEGLKVNQDKRALYDRWQKPGDIAQFKGISLTEYTPMSSRFVQKNNYIELESVRVSYEFQQKWMSKVGISGLILSAYMNDICRFSSIEDERGISYPFARSVSLSLTVNF from the coding sequence ATGAAAACAGGAAAATTTTACTCTCGATGGCAGATCGTCGCCGTGTTGTGGCTGATGATGGCCTTCCCCGTGTCGTTCGTTCATGGACAGGAGAAGGAGTCAGCTCAGCAAACCGACTCATCCTCAAGGGGGGGGGTACAGGTTATAACCGGTCATGTCTGTGACAAACAAGGAGTTCCGATCATCGGTGCAAGCATCGCCTGCCAACGAACAGGGGCCGGAGTCGTCACCGATGTGAACGGAAACTTTACCCTCAAAATAAAGACCAAACGAGACCAGGAGACGCTCGTAATCTCCTATCTGGGCATGAAACGCCAGAATCAGGTAATCAATTTCGCCCAGATCAAACAGCCTCTGAAGTTCGTCATGGAGGAGGACACAACCTCGATCGATCAGGTCGTCGTGACGGGTATCTACAACCGAACCAAGGAGAGCTTTACCGGCTCGTATACAACCTACGACGTTAAGGAACTGAAAAATGCCGGTAACATCAACATCATTCAGAGTCTGAAGACAATCGACCCGTCCTTCGCTCTGCTCGAAAACAACATGTTCGGATCCGACCCCAACCAGTTGGCCGATGTCGAGATCCGCGGAAAAACAAGCATCGTCGGATTCAAGGAGGTATTCGGGGAAGACCCGAACCAGCCGCTGTTCATCCTCGACGGTTTCGAAACAACCCTCCAGACCATCATGGACCTGAGCCTGGACCGGGTGGCATCGGTGACCGTGCTGAAGGACGCCGCATCTACGGCCATCTACGGCGCCAAGGCCGCAAACGGTGTCGTGGTCGTCGAAACCAAATCCCCGGAACCCGGACGCCTGCGCGTCTCCTACAGCGGCAACTTCGATATCTCGTTCGCCGACCTGAGCGACTACAACCTGATGAACGCCCGGGAAAAACTGGAATTCGAAAGACTGGCCGGCCGCTTCGAATCCAACCTGGTGGCCAGCGAAGGTATGCTGCAGCAACGCTACAACGATCTGCTGGCGGAAGTGGAACGAGGCGTGGACACGTATTGGATGTCGGAACCCCTCCGGCTGGGTCTTAACCAGCGACACAACCTCTATGTCGAGGGTGGCGACGAACGAATGCGTTACGGAGTCGGACTCAACCTCAACAATCAGCAGGGTGTCATGAAAAACTCCGACCGCCGGGTGTTCAGCGGAAACGTCGACCTGCTCTACCGCGTCGGCAAACTGAGTTTCTCGAACAAACTGACGATCGACGCTACCAACCTGAGCAATCCGGTGGTTCCATTCTCGGAATACGCCGAAGCAAACCCCTATTATCGGAAATACAACGAAACCGGGGGTATCGACCAGTGGCTCGAAGCCCGCACGTACAGCAATCCCGCCAATGTCGGCTATACCGAAATCTGGGTCGGGAATCCCCTGTGGAACGATTCGCAGAACAGTTATGACAAGGGAAACGGACTCTCCGTACAGAACAATTTCCAGTTGGAATACCGACCGCTCGACTATCTGTACGTCAGAGGTCGCTTCAGCGTCCAGAAAAGCATCGACGAAACCGAAGCTTTCACCTCCCCGACGGACACGCAGTTCGATGGCGAAGACCTCCTGATGAAAGGCTGGTACCGAAACGATTCGGACAAAGGAATCAACTACAACGGGGACCTGACGGTCACTTTCGGTAAACTGTTCGGCCAAAAACATCAGGTGAATGCCGTGCTGGGTTCGAGCATCTCGGAGGCCACCAGCGTGACCAAAGGGTTTGAGGCTATCGGGTTCCCGGAAGGCGACTTCACGACTCCCGCCTTCTCGAATCAGTACGCCGAAGGCGGAAAACCCAGCTACTCCGACTACAAAAAACGAAGCGCCAGCTTCTACTTCAACGGAAACTACTCGTTCGATAACCGCTACCTGCTCGATGTCAACCTGCGCTCGGACGGTTCGTCGGTGTTCGGAACGAACAAGCGCTTTACAACAACCTGGGCCGTCGGTGTGGCCTGGAACCTCCACAATGAACCCTTCCTGAAGAATCTCACCGACGCATTCTCGATGTTCAAACTCCGATCGTCGATCGGTAACCCCGGAAACCAGAACTTCGGATCGTTTACCTCGATTACCACCTACCGGTTCAACAACTGGATGATGAACAATTTCGGCACCGGATTGTTGATCAACGATTTCGGAGACCCGGATCTCGACTGGCAGAAGACCATAAACCTCAATGTCGGTATCGACCTCAGCATCCGGAACCGCCTGCACCTGACCTTCGACTACTACAACAAACACACCGATCCGCTCCTGGCAAGTGTGGGTATTCCGCTGTCGGTGGGAACCTCGTCGCGCCTGATGAACATCGGACAGCAGATCAACAAGGGTTTCGACGGAAGTATCCGCTATGCAATCCTCTACAGACCCGAACAGCGCATCAACTGGACCGTCGGTGTCGATTTCCGGCACAATCGGGCTTACTACGACGGCATCGGAGACAAACTGAGCCAGTATAATGCCGAGAATCAGACCAAGAGCCTGATGCGTTACTACGACGGCGGCAGCCCCACGGCGCTCTATGCCGTACGTTCGGAGGGTATCGACCCCGCAACGGGTCGCGAAATCTTCCTGACGGCCTCCGGAAAACGAACCTTCACCCACAGTTACAACGACGAGGTGCTGGTCGGTGATACCAACCCGGATATGGAGGGGACGATCAACAGCTCGCTCTATTGGAAAGGATTCTCGTGCAGTTTCTACCTGCGATACAGCTGGGGCGCCGACCAGTTCAACTCGACGCTCTACAACAAGGTGGAGAATATTTCCGAGGAGGGCCTGAAGGTCAATCAGGACAAACGGGCGCTCTACGACCGCTGGCAGAAGCCGGGCGACATCGCTCAGTTCAAGGGTATATCCCTGACCGAATACACGCCGATGTCGTCGCGCTTCGTCCAGAAGAACAACTACATCGAACTCGAATCCGTACGCGTATCGTATGAATTCCAGCAGAAGTGGATGAGCAAGGTCGGAATATCGGGCCTGATTCTGAGCGCATACATGAACGACATTTGTCGTTTCTCGTCCATCGAGGACGAACGCGGTATCAGCTACCCATTTGCCCGAAGCGTATCTTTGTCGTTAACCGTTAATTTCTAA
- a CDS encoding alpha-glucuronidase family glycosyl hydrolase — protein MDCPFILFYYFCFHLFSLKYQPPMPFMKKFLIPIIHIALVFTAFHAVCASSQTDSAGYNLWLDYRPVQQPARQNEYEKRCSCITLPANKYQTVITKELTRAFEQLLGISPKWSENKQAGIHMSLDGDPAELGAEGYTIQSNSTGIAVQAAGDAGLLYAAFRLIREMQCGNSLERLMIKEVPAYDLRILNHWDDLDGHIERGYAGTSLWKWNELPETLDPRYEDYARANASIGINGVVLNNVNADPRILRRDYLKKVAALADVFRGYNIRVYLTANFAAPMKPSATPDVMKAWGGIGNLDTADPRDPQVQAWWKAKADEIYALIPDFGGFLVKANSEGMPGPQDYGCNHADGANLLARALKPHGGIVMWRTFVYNPEIDKDRMKRSYLEFMPLDGLFDDNVILQTKNGPLDFQPSEPIQPLFGAMRRSQMMLELQITQEYTGHSTYLVYLLPMWRTVLDFDTCCLGPGSTVARITEGKIYPQRIRAIAGVANTGNVRNWTEHPFAQANWYAFGRLAWNPEAPTVQITRDWIRATWHTDETATREIEAMMMPTWKVFTQSSSPYGLGLTLDVQNHYYANFRNRAGKEWFVDTTGVGMDRTSLGTNFTAQYFEPNRTRFEDPAQCPEMWLLSYHFLPWEYRMPSGKTLREALLEGLHAGPDLARQNIARWKSLRRKLDEERYQRVLRKLMQEFEDAARFRDQAVGFFSEFLE, from the coding sequence GTGGATTGTCCATTCATTTTATTTTATTACTTTTGTTTTCATCTGTTTTCGTTGAAATATCAGCCCCCAATGCCTTTCATGAAGAAATTCCTTATTCCAATCATACATATAGCACTGGTTTTCACAGCATTTCATGCCGTATGCGCATCTTCGCAGACGGACTCCGCCGGATATAACCTGTGGCTTGATTATAGACCCGTGCAACAACCCGCCCGGCAAAATGAATACGAAAAACGGTGTTCTTGTATCACTCTTCCCGCAAACAAATACCAAACGGTTATCACCAAGGAACTGACGCGGGCTTTCGAACAGTTGCTCGGCATCTCTCCGAAATGGTCGGAGAACAAGCAGGCTGGAATTCACATGTCCCTGGACGGAGATCCGGCCGAATTAGGCGCGGAAGGTTACACCATTCAAAGCAACAGTACCGGAATCGCTGTGCAAGCCGCAGGGGATGCCGGACTCTTATATGCCGCCTTTCGGTTGATTCGTGAAATGCAATGCGGAAACTCGCTGGAGAGATTGATGATCAAGGAGGTTCCGGCCTATGACCTGAGAATCCTAAACCACTGGGATGATCTGGACGGTCATATCGAACGCGGATATGCGGGAACCTCGCTTTGGAAGTGGAATGAACTGCCCGAAACACTCGATCCTCGTTATGAGGATTACGCCCGGGCCAATGCATCGATCGGTATCAATGGGGTCGTTTTGAATAATGTGAATGCTGATCCCCGGATTCTGCGGCGCGATTATTTGAAAAAAGTTGCGGCGTTGGCGGATGTTTTCCGAGGTTACAATATCCGGGTATATCTGACGGCAAACTTTGCAGCCCCGATGAAACCCTCCGCAACGCCCGACGTGATGAAGGCATGGGGCGGAATCGGAAATCTCGACACGGCCGATCCCCGAGATCCACAGGTACAGGCCTGGTGGAAAGCCAAAGCCGATGAAATCTATGCGTTGATTCCCGATTTCGGAGGCTTCCTGGTAAAGGCGAATTCCGAAGGAATGCCCGGCCCTCAGGATTATGGATGTAATCACGCCGATGGGGCCAATCTCCTGGCCCGGGCCCTGAAACCGCATGGTGGAATCGTCATGTGGAGAACCTTCGTCTACAATCCGGAGATTGATAAGGATCGAATGAAACGGTCATATCTTGAGTTTATGCCGCTGGACGGGCTGTTCGACGACAATGTGATCCTTCAAACCAAAAACGGACCCCTTGATTTCCAGCCTTCCGAGCCGATTCAGCCGCTATTCGGCGCGATGCGCCGTTCGCAAATGATGCTGGAACTCCAGATTACACAGGAATACACGGGACATTCGACGTACCTGGTCTATCTGCTCCCGATGTGGCGAACCGTTCTGGATTTCGATACCTGCTGCCTCGGACCCGGAAGTACGGTGGCTCGCATAACCGAAGGTAAAATCTACCCGCAGCGAATTCGGGCCATTGCGGGTGTGGCCAATACGGGGAACGTTCGAAACTGGACCGAGCACCCGTTCGCACAGGCCAACTGGTATGCGTTCGGACGCTTGGCCTGGAATCCGGAGGCGCCGACCGTGCAAATTACTCGAGACTGGATTCGTGCTACCTGGCATACGGATGAAACCGCAACCCGGGAGATCGAAGCCATGATGATGCCGACCTGGAAGGTCTTTACACAGAGCAGTTCGCCTTATGGACTGGGACTGACTCTGGATGTGCAGAACCACTATTATGCCAATTTCCGGAATCGCGCGGGAAAAGAGTGGTTCGTTGATACGACCGGGGTGGGAATGGATCGGACCAGCCTTGGAACCAATTTTACAGCTCAGTATTTCGAGCCGAACCGGACCCGGTTCGAAGATCCTGCACAATGTCCCGAAATGTGGCTTTTGAGTTATCATTTCCTCCCCTGGGAGTATCGGATGCCGTCGGGCAAAACCTTGCGGGAGGCCTTGCTCGAAGGTCTGCACGCCGGACCCGATCTGGCTCGGCAAAACATCGCCCGATGGAAAAGCCTGCGCCGGAAACTCGACGAGGAGCGTTACCAGAGGGTCCTTCGCAAACTCATGCAGGAGTTCGAGGATGCAGCCCGATTCCGGGATCAGGCCGTCGGGTTCTTCTCTGAGTTTTTGGAATAA